A portion of the Candidatus Manganitrophaceae bacterium genome contains these proteins:
- a CDS encoding methyltransferase, whose protein sequence is MKKKTTPQQKTGKKKTVARRKATNETFDPMRVMGISSAYWQSRVLHAGQRFDIFSRLRDRSATAAELAAETESDPRGMEILLITLTSMDLLTRKKERYKNTALTEMFLVKGSPRYQGGIVSMFDSWYDAWGDLYEAVKTGKPVVDKPHDQGPEAVRNYIYGMHYRALAQGDLLAKKINFSGRRQLIDIAGGPGTFCIKFCQRNPELSATVFDLPQTLEVTREIVESFGMTERITLKPGNYLEDSFGKGYDSLLLSSMFNQESPQVIKQIFRKAYEALDSKGMILIQDQMLNRDKTGPMLSALIGVNQLIHTPGGAAYSEKELADWMKEIGFRKIKPVPLPSPSPFTVLLGEKP, encoded by the coding sequence GTGAAGAAGAAGACAACCCCCCAACAAAAGACCGGAAAAAAGAAGACCGTCGCCCGCCGGAAGGCGACGAATGAGACCTTTGATCCGATGCGGGTCATGGGAATCAGCTCCGCCTACTGGCAGTCGCGGGTTCTGCATGCCGGTCAGCGGTTTGACATCTTCTCCCGCTTGAGAGATCGATCGGCGACCGCGGCGGAGTTAGCGGCGGAGACGGAGTCCGACCCGCGTGGGATGGAAATCCTCCTCATTACGCTCACATCGATGGACCTTTTGACGCGGAAGAAAGAGCGTTATAAAAATACGGCCCTGACCGAAATGTTCCTCGTCAAAGGCAGCCCAAGATACCAGGGTGGAATCGTCTCGATGTTCGACAGCTGGTACGACGCCTGGGGCGATCTTTACGAGGCGGTCAAGACCGGCAAGCCGGTCGTCGACAAGCCGCACGATCAGGGGCCCGAGGCGGTTCGCAACTATATCTATGGGATGCACTATCGCGCGCTTGCGCAAGGGGATCTGCTCGCAAAAAAAATCAATTTCTCCGGACGACGGCAGCTGATCGACATCGCCGGGGGACCGGGCACTTTCTGCATCAAGTTCTGCCAGCGCAACCCCGAACTCTCGGCGACGGTCTTCGATCTGCCCCAGACGTTGGAGGTGACCCGAGAGATCGTCGAATCGTTCGGAATGACGGAGCGGATCACCCTCAAGCCGGGAAACTATCTCGAAGATTCGTTCGGAAAGGGGTACGACAGCCTGCTCCTCTCGTCGATGTTCAATCAAGAATCTCCTCAGGTGATCAAACAGATCTTCCGAAAAGCCTACGAAGCGCTCGACTCGAAGGGAATGATCTTGATCCAAGATCAAATGCTGAATCGGGATAAGACGGGGCCGATGTTATCGGCGCTCATCGGTGTGAACCAGCTGATTCATACACCGGGAGGCGCTGCTTATTCGGAGAAAGAGCTGGCCGATTGGATGAAGGAGATCGGGTTCAGAAAGATCAAACCGGTCCCACTTCCTTCCCCGAGCCCGTTCACCGTTTTATTGGGAGAAAAGCCTTAA
- a CDS encoding Glu/Leu/Phe/Val dehydrogenase, producing the protein MTPIYRMAIVQFEKAADQLRLDPNLRKRFVVPKRAIMVGVPIRMDDSQIEVFHGYRVHHDNTLGPSKGGIRFHPEVNLGEVCALAMWMTWKCALMGLPFGGAKGGVSCDPNALSRNELQRLTRRYTAEIIRFIGPDIDVPAPDVGTNEQVMAWMMDTYSQFKGYSIPEIVTGKPIVIGGSLGRTEATGRGVVYCIMEAFKHLGLTPEGKRVVVQGFGNVGANAARVLHEQGCSVIAVSDVRGGIYNPKGIDIPVLLQYLSHSRFVEGFPGGEPVTNSELLELPCDVLVPAALSGQITEENAGKISCTILAEAANGPTTPAADVLLQDRGIFVIPDILANAGGVTVSYFEWVQDLQNFFWKEKEINEKLREIMSNAFNAVLTLSQEEKVGMRMAALMLAIRKIASAKLARGVFP; encoded by the coding sequence ATGACCCCCATCTATCGGATGGCGATCGTCCAGTTCGAGAAGGCGGCCGATCAACTCCGGCTCGATCCGAATCTCAGAAAACGTTTTGTCGTACCGAAGCGGGCGATTATGGTCGGTGTTCCGATTCGGATGGATGACTCTCAAATCGAGGTCTTTCATGGTTACCGCGTACATCATGACAATACGCTCGGCCCCTCGAAAGGAGGAATTCGGTTTCATCCGGAAGTCAATCTCGGCGAGGTCTGCGCGCTGGCGATGTGGATGACCTGGAAGTGCGCGCTGATGGGACTTCCCTTCGGCGGCGCCAAGGGGGGGGTCAGCTGCGATCCGAACGCCCTCTCGCGGAACGAGTTACAGCGGCTCACGCGGCGATATACCGCGGAGATCATTCGTTTCATCGGTCCCGACATCGATGTTCCTGCCCCGGACGTCGGAACGAATGAACAGGTCATGGCCTGGATGATGGACACCTACAGTCAGTTTAAAGGCTACTCGATTCCGGAGATCGTCACCGGAAAACCGATCGTCATCGGCGGCTCGCTCGGAAGGACGGAGGCAACCGGTCGCGGCGTGGTTTACTGTATCATGGAAGCATTCAAACATCTTGGACTGACTCCGGAAGGAAAGCGGGTCGTCGTTCAAGGATTCGGCAATGTCGGCGCGAACGCCGCGCGGGTGCTCCATGAACAGGGATGCTCGGTCATCGCCGTCAGCGATGTCCGCGGCGGGATTTATAATCCCAAAGGGATCGATATCCCCGTCCTGCTTCAGTATCTGTCGCACAGCCGGTTCGTCGAAGGATTCCCCGGCGGAGAGCCGGTCACGAACAGCGAGCTCTTGGAACTTCCCTGCGATGTCTTGGTGCCGGCGGCCCTTTCCGGACAGATCACCGAGGAGAACGCAGGAAAAATCTCATGCACCATCCTCGCCGAAGCGGCCAATGGGCCGACGACACCGGCGGCAGATGTCCTTCTTCAAGATCGGGGCATCTTCGTGATTCCTGATATTCTGGCAAATGCCGGCGGGGTAACCGTTTCTTATTTTGAGTGGGTGCAGGACCTTCAGAACTTTTTTTGGAAAGAAAAAGAGATCAATGAAAAGCTGAGAGAGATCATGTCGAATGCCTTCAATGCCGTGTTGACCCTCTCTCAAGAAGAGAAGGTCGGTATGCGGATGGCGGCGTTGATGCTCGCCATCCGCAAAATCGCCAGCGCCAAGCTGGCGCGCGGGGTCTTCCCCTAA
- a CDS encoding ABC transporter permease: MEQKVIATPTPASTLPIKWLIADTAVLLKKYLVMTWRMPIWTFFGLVQPLLWLVIFGQLFKNLSRLPGFPEGDYIAFLTPGIIVMTVLFGSSWSGVNLLRDLTFGIMEKLLVAPVSRTAIVLSRLLHAGLTVVIQVFLLIGVAALLGAGLPRGAGIFWVWVAVLFLAIAFSAVSNALAMILKKEEPLVVMGNMLTLPLLFFSPALVPTEFMPTWMQMASRINPVTYGVEAVRACYRGSFESFFWISMTVLTLFMLVSVISAISIFSQDRS, translated from the coding sequence ATGGAGCAAAAAGTAATCGCAACACCCACCCCGGCATCCACCCTGCCGATCAAATGGCTCATCGCCGACACCGCCGTCCTCCTCAAAAAATATCTCGTGATGACCTGGCGAATGCCGATCTGGACATTTTTCGGTCTGGTCCAGCCGCTTCTCTGGCTCGTTATTTTTGGTCAGCTTTTTAAAAATCTCTCGCGTCTTCCTGGTTTTCCGGAGGGTGATTATATCGCCTTTCTCACGCCGGGTATTATCGTGATGACCGTTCTTTTCGGCTCCTCCTGGTCCGGGGTGAACCTGCTGCGCGACCTGACGTTCGGCATCATGGAAAAACTGTTGGTCGCGCCGGTCTCGCGAACGGCGATCGTGTTGAGCCGTCTGCTGCATGCGGGCCTCACGGTGGTCATTCAGGTTTTTCTTCTGATCGGGGTGGCCGCTTTGTTGGGGGCGGGACTTCCGCGCGGTGCGGGAATCTTCTGGGTCTGGGTCGCGGTTCTCTTTCTTGCCATCGCCTTTTCCGCCGTCTCCAATGCATTGGCGATGATCTTAAAAAAAGAAGAGCCGCTGGTCGTGATGGGAAATATGCTGACCCTTCCGCTTCTCTTTTTCTCCCCCGCATTGGTCCCGACCGAGTTCATGCCGACCTGGATGCAAATGGCCAGCCGAATCAATCCGGTGACCTATGGGGTCGAAGCGGTCCGCGCCTGTTATCGGGGAAGTTTTGAAAGTTTTTTCTGGATCAGCATGACGGTGCTGACCCTCTTTATGCTCGTCTCCGTCATCTCGGCCATATCAATTTTCAGCCAGGATCGTTCCTAA
- a CDS encoding NTP transferase domain-containing protein, producing MNAFVLAGDRGASHQILGMNKALLPLEGYPLFLHVLRALDRVAAINQIYLIGPQKKMMAEIERALPYVLFTKKIEVMEQKESLIENILAVYMRSLPGYEEGVDPQKLNHGNPPGLFLPADIPLITPAEIESFLLRSDMNRYDYCLGFTPEAALTPFYPTADQPGIEMAYLYLRDKIYRMNNLHLVKPFRIGAGRAVQQMYDHRYQRYLGNRLRLSLQILRTPTWLRGFGYYLLAQGATLFAQAGWNRWASFFRRPLSVEAVEKEVSRFLKTRFKAVETELGGAALDIDDELTYRTISARFREWRDYLARFDRPGTRDSSCSLKTEACG from the coding sequence ATGAATGCATTCGTCTTGGCCGGCGACCGTGGCGCCAGCCACCAAATTCTTGGGATGAATAAAGCACTGCTCCCCCTAGAGGGGTACCCTCTTTTTCTCCATGTGTTGAGAGCGCTCGATCGAGTCGCTGCGATCAATCAGATCTATCTGATCGGACCGCAGAAGAAGATGATGGCTGAAATCGAGCGGGCCCTTCCCTATGTTCTCTTCACCAAGAAGATTGAAGTGATGGAACAGAAGGAAAGCCTGATAGAGAACATCCTCGCCGTTTACATGCGCTCCCTTCCAGGGTATGAGGAAGGGGTCGATCCGCAAAAATTAAACCACGGCAATCCGCCCGGACTTTTTTTGCCGGCCGACATCCCCCTGATCACGCCGGCGGAAATCGAATCGTTCCTTTTACGCTCGGATATGAACCGATATGACTATTGTCTCGGCTTTACCCCTGAGGCTGCGCTGACCCCTTTTTACCCCACGGCAGACCAGCCTGGAATTGAGATGGCCTATCTCTATTTAAGAGATAAAATTTACCGGATGAACAATCTTCATTTGGTGAAGCCTTTTCGGATTGGAGCGGGGAGAGCGGTTCAACAGATGTATGACCACCGTTATCAGCGATATCTCGGAAACCGGCTTCGACTGAGTCTTCAGATCTTAAGGACACCGACGTGGCTGAGAGGATTCGGCTATTACCTGTTGGCCCAAGGGGCCACCCTCTTTGCACAAGCCGGGTGGAACCGTTGGGCCTCTTTCTTTCGTAGACCGTTGTCGGTGGAAGCGGTCGAAAAAGAGGTCAGTCGTTTTTTAAAAACACGCTTTAAGGCGGTCGAGACCGAACTCGGCGGCGCGGCGCTCGACATTGATGATGAATTAACCTACCGGACGATTTCCGCCCGATTTCGAGAATGGCGCGACTACCTCGCTCGGTTCGATCGACCGGGGACAAGAGATTCCTCCTGTTCGCTCAAGACGGAAGCCTGCGGATAA
- a CDS encoding histidine phosphatase family protein codes for MRTKEQATSFLFLRHGATDFPENRYYCDPVEDPPLNATGLQQASLWPERLRKREIAAVYVSPSRRTQETAQPLLKRLNINAETLEGLRERSFGAWDGSTNELIQQQRSQEWAAWKSDPLHFVPPGGESLAGFAKRVDETIQSLLTRHRGETVLLVTHVGPIRMIVAAALGMPIENQKRLVVGSCSLTQIDYTASWPNLIAFSLRPE; via the coding sequence ATGAGGACAAAAGAACAGGCAACCTCTTTCTTATTTCTCCGGCACGGGGCGACCGATTTCCCCGAAAACCGGTACTACTGCGACCCGGTTGAGGATCCTCCGCTGAATGCCACCGGGTTGCAACAGGCCTCGCTGTGGCCCGAGCGCCTCCGGAAAAGGGAGATCGCAGCCGTTTATGTCAGCCCTTCACGAAGGACCCAAGAGACGGCACAGCCGCTTCTGAAGCGGCTCAACATAAATGCCGAGACATTGGAGGGGCTTCGGGAGAGAAGTTTCGGAGCCTGGGACGGATCGACCAACGAGCTGATTCAGCAACAACGCTCCCAGGAATGGGCGGCATGGAAAAGCGATCCGCTCCACTTTGTCCCCCCGGGAGGGGAGTCGCTTGCCGGTTTCGCGAAACGGGTCGATGAAACGATCCAGTCTTTGCTGACGCGTCATCGGGGAGAGACGGTCTTGCTGGTCACCCACGTCGGCCCCATTCGGATGATCGTGGCAGCGGCCCTCGGCATGCCGATTGAAAATCAGAAACGACTCGTGGTCGGCTCCTGTTCCTTGACACAGATTGACTATACCGCCAGCTGGCCGAACCTGATTGCCTTTTCATTACGGCCGGAATAA
- a CDS encoding zinc dependent phospholipase C family protein: MPSLLTVLFLLYSKEAYAWGVGMHMMHGSTLLQNLQWLTGSLAQLLRAYPRDFLYGCVSADIFIGKGSKYHADHCHNWSVARRLLQQASEPKLQAFACGYIAHLAADIIAHNIYVPNQLYLTSSTTRWGHIYWELRADEYADKRYWRQVLNIMEGPNDLSDRFVQEVVKKDLISFEMKKKLFTQVVKLYELGKRQQAVSLVSRNSRWDVQQEYVEILNQKCLGLVVNVLNHPEDSICYRYDPIGSQRLSEAKKLRQFSKRIHGKEPTELIFDTPLEIEGLFCQHIHSGESPPSLPAHRHSGEIHST, translated from the coding sequence GTGCCGTCTCTCTTGACCGTGCTCTTTCTTCTTTACTCGAAAGAGGCGTATGCCTGGGGGGTCGGGATGCATATGATGCACGGATCAACCCTTCTGCAAAACCTTCAATGGCTGACTGGATCGTTGGCGCAGTTGCTGAGAGCCTACCCGCGCGATTTCTTGTATGGCTGCGTCAGCGCCGATATCTTTATCGGAAAGGGCTCCAAGTATCATGCCGATCATTGCCACAATTGGTCGGTGGCCCGGCGTCTTCTGCAGCAGGCGTCGGAGCCGAAACTACAGGCATTCGCCTGCGGCTACATCGCTCACCTCGCCGCCGACATCATCGCCCATAATATCTATGTCCCCAATCAGCTCTATCTCACCTCTTCCACCACCCGATGGGGACATATTTACTGGGAGCTTCGCGCCGACGAATATGCCGACAAGAGATACTGGCGGCAGGTTCTGAATATTATGGAAGGCCCCAATGATTTGAGCGATCGCTTTGTACAAGAGGTGGTCAAGAAAGATCTCATCTCGTTCGAAATGAAAAAAAAGCTGTTCACCCAGGTGGTGAAGCTCTATGAGCTCGGGAAACGCCAACAGGCGGTCTCCCTCGTTTCCAGAAATTCGCGGTGGGATGTACAGCAGGAGTATGTTGAAATATTGAATCAGAAGTGTCTTGGCCTCGTCGTGAATGTCCTAAACCATCCCGAGGATTCGATCTGCTACCGGTACGATCCGATCGGGAGCCAGCGTCTTTCGGAAGCAAAAAAACTGCGGCAGTTCTCCAAGCGAATTCATGGAAAAGAGCCGACGGAGCTGATCTTCGATACACCGCTCGAAATCGAAGGTCTCTTTTGCCAACATATCCACTCGGGGGAGTCCCCTCCTTCCCTCCCTGCACACCGCCATTCCGGCGAGATCCATTCGACATAA
- a CDS encoding CBS domain-containing protein, with product MSLKELMHSDIKKTEPMTTLVEAARMMRRYKIGSVFVEEEGRYVGIITESDLVRKALTKEVSLETPARSLMHAPLIDIDIGKSPIEANHLMHLNGIRHLAVSEQGKIVGMISVRDLVRHFSMDKKSPVYSMADIVKPLTVLVRRDIQTIEAGATAQAAAIRMDEKKIGSLMITDEGRYVGIVTETDLVRKVIGYGLTASKIPVGVIMNTPVLDIDLSRTIQEANEIMATKGVRHLAVTEGGAIIGILSIRDLIGMISIRDLPRFLSNQK from the coding sequence ATGTCATTAAAGGAGTTGATGCATTCCGATATTAAGAAAACCGAGCCGATGACAACCCTTGTCGAAGCGGCACGGATGATGCGGCGCTATAAAATCGGCTCCGTTTTTGTTGAAGAAGAAGGCCGCTACGTCGGCATTATCACTGAGAGCGATCTGGTTCGAAAGGCGTTGACCAAAGAGGTTTCTCTGGAGACCCCGGCCCGCTCCCTGATGCATGCCCCTTTGATCGACATCGATATCGGAAAATCGCCGATCGAGGCGAATCACCTGATGCATCTGAACGGGATCCGACACCTCGCCGTTTCCGAGCAGGGAAAAATCGTCGGGATGATCTCCGTCCGAGATCTCGTTCGGCATTTCTCGATGGACAAAAAGAGCCCGGTTTATTCGATGGCCGATATTGTAAAGCCGTTGACCGTTTTGGTCCGTCGCGATATCCAGACCATTGAAGCGGGTGCCACCGCCCAAGCGGCGGCGATCCGGATGGATGAAAAGAAGATCGGCTCATTGATGATTACCGACGAGGGGCGTTACGTCGGAATCGTGACCGAGACCGATCTGGTCAGAAAGGTGATCGGCTATGGACTGACCGCCTCGAAAATCCCGGTCGGCGTCATCATGAACACCCCGGTTTTAGATATCGACCTCTCCCGAACCATTCAGGAGGCGAATGAAATCATGGCGACGAAAGGGGTTCGACATCTGGCCGTCACCGAGGGGGGGGCGATTATCGGTATTCTCTCCATTCGGGACCTCATCGGGATGATCTCCATTCGCGATCTTCCCCGTTTCCTTTCCAATCAAAAGTAA
- the moaC gene encoding cyclic pyranopterin monophosphate synthase MoaC has translation MAEAELTHFNQEGRARMVDVSGKAETNRTAVATGTVYMKPETLDRIKAGQIAKGDVLAVAQVAGVMGAKRTPDLIPMCHPLLLTNVDIHFELRPAENGGPAAIQIQATVKTAGQTGVEMEAVTAVSVTALTIYDMCKAIDKGISFGQIGLLSKSGGKSGTYTRPEPFPK, from the coding sequence ATGGCCGAAGCTGAATTGACCCATTTTAACCAGGAAGGACGCGCGCGGATGGTCGATGTTTCTGGAAAAGCGGAGACAAATCGAACCGCGGTCGCCACGGGAACCGTCTACATGAAACCGGAGACGCTCGACCGAATCAAGGCCGGACAGATCGCCAAAGGAGATGTCCTGGCCGTCGCCCAGGTCGCCGGGGTCATGGGAGCGAAGCGAACGCCCGACCTGATCCCAATGTGCCATCCCCTCCTCCTGACCAATGTCGACATCCATTTCGAGCTCCGCCCTGCCGAAAATGGAGGCCCCGCCGCCATCCAGATCCAAGCGACGGTGAAAACCGCCGGTCAGACCGGTGTGGAGATGGAGGCGGTCACCGCGGTCTCCGTCACCGCCCTGACGATTTACGATATGTGCAAGGCGATCGACAAGGGGATTAGCTTCGGACAGATCGGCCTTCTTTCCAAGAGCGGCGGCAAGTCAGGAACCTATACCCGTCCCGAGCCTTTCCCGAAATGA
- a CDS encoding outer membrane lipoprotein-sorting protein — protein sequence MNRKIMFLILTLWIIAAGRASTALAAENAPPSTGALNGTEIIKKSRELIYQIQDQKNKVILYLIEKDGTKKKIEASRFWKNYRGQGGLDSKMLLVTDFPPDSRGISFLIWDYSEENKTDDLWLYLPALRMVRRISAQDQNDAFLGSDLTFGDMGQRRLDEDEHKLLREEGYSGVQTYVVESMPKEKESLYSKKVSWISKDNWTVLKTDYYDRNGKLLKRQTIEWQTLNNFNVWKKTEVTNVQNGHRTVFEVSDLHVNGGLQDDDFTERSLKTGLRK from the coding sequence ATGAATCGTAAAATCATGTTTTTAATTCTCACTCTTTGGATCATTGCCGCGGGGAGAGCCAGCACGGCTCTCGCAGCAGAGAACGCCCCCCCGAGCACCGGTGCGCTGAATGGAACGGAGATTATCAAAAAATCGAGAGAGCTCATTTATCAAATTCAAGATCAGAAAAATAAGGTGATCCTCTACCTGATCGAAAAAGATGGAACCAAGAAAAAAATCGAAGCGTCCCGTTTTTGGAAAAATTATAGGGGACAAGGGGGACTCGACAGCAAAATGCTCTTGGTCACCGATTTCCCTCCCGATTCACGCGGCATCTCTTTTTTGATTTGGGACTATTCTGAGGAGAACAAAACAGACGATCTCTGGCTTTATTTGCCCGCGCTTCGAATGGTCCGTCGCATCTCGGCGCAAGATCAGAACGATGCATTTTTAGGGTCCGATCTGACCTTCGGCGACATGGGACAACGCCGCCTCGACGAAGATGAACACAAGCTTCTACGCGAGGAAGGATATTCGGGTGTCCAGACGTATGTGGTGGAGAGTATGCCGAAGGAAAAAGAAAGTCTCTACAGCAAAAAGGTCTCCTGGATCTCAAAGGACAACTGGACTGTTTTGAAAACCGACTATTATGACCGGAATGGAAAGCTCCTGAAGCGGCAGACGATTGAGTGGCAGACGCTCAACAATTTTAACGTGTGGAAAAAGACGGAAGTGACCAATGTCCAGAATGGCCATCGCACCGTTTTTGAGGTGAGCGACCTTCATGTGAATGGCGGGCTTCAAGACGATGATTTTACCGAACGGTCGCTTAAGACCGGACTGCGGAAGTAA
- a CDS encoding ATP-binding cassette domain-containing protein, giving the protein MIQIEHLTKEYASGHKAIDDITFQVQSGEIFGFLGPNGAGKTTTIKILTTLLRPSSGQVRVAGHDVVENPLAVRMSFGYVGQQSGVDPSMTVRENLLLQGKLYHLPVSSLPERIAFLLDLFDMKDAIDSWVGALSGGMKRKLDIATALIHQPKLLFLDEPTLGLDPQSRSDLWSYLRRLNQEQGVTLFLTTHYLDEVDQLAHRAGIINHGKLQKIGTPDQLKDSLGADCIHLTFKQPLSEPILSFFRQKEPIKEVIRQQNQLRLYLENGKAALPRVLQWVDEHGLTAETVLLTRPTFDDVFLKYTGKSFADEDKKEGDASGWGWGKKWDNGSGENEWSKKWKKEDASGEAWGGEWQGDWQKDQGSAQTGSASGEESKSEPAPTDEKSDAETKPETPSEKQWPQGEWPQGDWKNQQWSKK; this is encoded by the coding sequence ATGATCCAGATCGAGCACCTTACAAAAGAATACGCCTCCGGCCACAAAGCAATCGACGACATCACCTTTCAAGTTCAGTCAGGCGAGATCTTCGGCTTCCTCGGACCGAATGGCGCGGGAAAGACGACGACGATCAAGATCTTGACGACCCTTCTTCGCCCCTCATCGGGCCAGGTTCGGGTCGCGGGTCACGATGTCGTGGAGAACCCGCTGGCGGTTCGGATGTCGTTCGGCTATGTGGGCCAGCAAAGCGGCGTCGATCCTTCGATGACCGTTCGCGAAAATCTACTGCTTCAAGGCAAGCTCTATCATCTTCCCGTCTCGAGCCTCCCGGAGCGAATCGCCTTTCTGCTCGATCTTTTTGATATGAAGGACGCGATCGATTCCTGGGTCGGCGCCTTGTCCGGGGGGATGAAAAGGAAGCTCGATATCGCGACCGCCTTGATTCATCAACCCAAACTCCTCTTCTTGGACGAGCCGACCCTCGGACTCGATCCGCAGAGCCGTTCCGATCTTTGGTCCTACCTTCGGCGCCTCAATCAGGAACAGGGGGTGACCCTTTTTTTGACGACCCATTACCTCGATGAGGTCGATCAGTTGGCCCACCGCGCCGGAATTATCAACCATGGAAAGCTTCAGAAGATCGGAACACCCGACCAATTAAAAGACAGCCTCGGGGCCGATTGCATTCATCTCACCTTCAAACAGCCCCTCTCCGAGCCGATCCTCTCTTTCTTCCGTCAAAAAGAGCCGATCAAGGAAGTGATCCGTCAGCAAAATCAGCTTCGTCTTTATTTGGAGAATGGGAAAGCGGCCCTCCCCCGCGTGCTGCAATGGGTCGACGAGCACGGGCTGACGGCCGAAACGGTATTGTTGACCCGCCCCACCTTCGATGATGTCTTTCTTAAATACACCGGGAAGAGCTTTGCCGACGAAGATAAGAAAGAGGGGGACGCTTCCGGATGGGGCTGGGGAAAGAAGTGGGACAATGGCTCCGGCGAAAATGAGTGGAGCAAGAAGTGGAAAAAAGAAGACGCCTCCGGAGAGGCCTGGGGTGGAGAGTGGCAGGGAGACTGGCAGAAGGATCAGGGATCGGCCCAGACCGGAAGCGCTTCAGGGGAAGAGAGCAAATCCGAACCCGCTCCGACTGACGAAAAATCAGATGCCGAGACAAAACCGGAGACGCCATCCGAAAAACAGTGGCCGCAAGGGGAGTGGCCCCAAGGAGATTGGAAAAATCAACAATGGAGCAAAAAGTAA